In the genome of Nocardioides seonyuensis, one region contains:
- a CDS encoding MCE family protein: MPKSVTNKLLGTLFLALIVAGAGLSYGVFTHQFSTYDEVTLRASKIGLQLPARADVKIRGVIVGEVIEVEPTADGAELTLGLYEDRTTAIPAEVTASIVPKTLFGEKYVALVVPEGGSARTIRAGDTIERTELSIEVEQVLSDLYPLLRAVQPADLNMTLNAIATALEGRGEQLGASLETLDGYLRKFNPELPALVEDLRLASRVSDTYSDVLPEVASILRDTIRTTTTLEGREERLKALFNDVTRFADVAEGFTRANGDNIVRLGELGAAQLEVFAKYSPEYPCLLEGIVQAGKLQAEVFRGFTLHIVLEMLPNQPRGYGPADTPVYGDKRGPYCGQLPAPSYSQSNPAPVPDFADGVETPTGKGTQRVAPSWSARSWSGSGAGYAGGSEEAALLKSLLAPGLGLTRSEVPDLGVLLVGPMARGAEVSLR, from the coding sequence GTGCCCAAGTCGGTGACCAACAAGCTGCTCGGAACCCTCTTCCTCGCCCTGATCGTCGCGGGGGCCGGACTGTCCTACGGCGTCTTCACCCACCAGTTCAGCACCTACGACGAGGTCACGCTGCGCGCCTCGAAGATCGGCCTGCAGCTCCCTGCCCGGGCCGACGTGAAGATCCGGGGAGTCATCGTCGGCGAGGTCATCGAGGTCGAGCCCACCGCTGACGGCGCCGAGCTGACCCTCGGGCTCTACGAGGACCGGACGACCGCGATCCCGGCCGAGGTGACCGCCTCCATCGTCCCCAAGACGTTGTTCGGCGAGAAGTACGTCGCCCTGGTCGTGCCCGAGGGCGGCTCCGCGCGGACGATCCGGGCCGGGGACACCATCGAGCGGACCGAGCTGTCCATCGAGGTCGAGCAGGTGCTCAGCGACCTCTACCCCCTGCTCCGGGCGGTCCAGCCCGCAGACCTCAACATGACCCTCAACGCCATCGCCACCGCACTGGAGGGGAGGGGCGAGCAGCTGGGAGCCAGCCTCGAGACGCTCGACGGCTACCTCCGCAAGTTCAACCCCGAGCTGCCCGCGCTGGTCGAGGACCTGCGCCTGGCGTCGCGTGTGTCCGACACCTACTCCGACGTCCTCCCCGAGGTGGCCTCGATCCTGCGCGACACGATCCGGACGACCACGACCCTGGAAGGTCGCGAGGAGCGCCTCAAGGCGCTGTTCAACGACGTGACGAGGTTCGCCGACGTCGCCGAGGGGTTCACCCGGGCCAACGGCGACAACATCGTGCGCCTCGGCGAGCTGGGAGCAGCCCAGCTCGAGGTCTTCGCCAAGTACTCCCCGGAGTACCCCTGCCTCCTCGAGGGCATCGTGCAGGCCGGCAAGCTGCAGGCCGAGGTCTTCCGCGGGTTCACCCTGCACATCGTCCTGGAGATGTTGCCCAACCAGCCGCGCGGCTACGGGCCGGCAGACACCCCGGTCTACGGCGACAAGCGGGGCCCCTACTGCGGCCAGCTGCCTGCCCCCTCCTACAGCCAGAGCAACCCCGCCCCCGTCCCGGACTTCGCCGACGGGGTCGAGACCCCCACGGGCAAGGGGACCCAGCGCGTCGCGCCCAGCTGGTCGGCGCGGAGCTGGTCGGGTTCGGGAGCCGGCTACGCCGGCGGGTCCGAGGAGGCCGCCCTCCTCAAGTCGCTGCTCGCACCCGGCCTCGGCCTCACGCGCTCCGAGGTGCCCGACCTCGGGGTCCTCCTGGTCGGCCCGATGGCCCGGGGCGCGGAGGTGTCGCTGCGATGA
- a CDS encoding MlaE family ABC transporter permease — MKSIYEKPLASLDTLGEQLAFHLGVLKAAPRSISRYPREIMRILAEVTLGSGALAVIGGTVGVIIGMTFFTGAQVGLSGYAALNQLGTAAFSGFVSAYFNTREIAPLVAGIALAATVGCGFTAQLGAMRISEEVDALEVMAIPSMPFLVATRVIGGLIAIIPLYVVGLLSSYFASRLVVTQIYGQSTGTYDHYFNAFLPAEDVLWSFGKVLVFAVTVILIHCYHGYTASGGPAGVGLAVGRAVRTSIVAINVIDLFLSMAIWGAATTVRLAG, encoded by the coding sequence ATGAAGAGCATCTACGAGAAGCCGCTCGCCTCCCTCGACACACTGGGGGAGCAGCTCGCCTTCCACCTGGGCGTGCTGAAGGCCGCTCCGCGCTCCATCTCCCGCTACCCGCGCGAGATCATGCGGATCCTGGCCGAGGTGACGCTCGGCTCGGGCGCGCTCGCGGTCATCGGCGGGACGGTCGGCGTGATCATCGGGATGACCTTCTTCACCGGTGCCCAGGTGGGGCTCTCGGGCTATGCCGCCCTCAACCAGCTGGGCACTGCCGCGTTCTCGGGCTTCGTCTCGGCCTACTTCAACACCCGCGAGATCGCGCCGCTCGTCGCGGGCATCGCCCTCGCCGCGACGGTCGGTTGCGGCTTCACCGCGCAGCTCGGCGCGATGCGGATCTCCGAGGAGGTCGACGCCCTCGAGGTGATGGCGATCCCCTCGATGCCCTTCCTCGTCGCGACCCGGGTCATCGGCGGGCTCATCGCGATCATCCCGCTGTACGTCGTCGGCCTGCTGTCGTCGTACTTCGCGAGCAGGCTGGTGGTCACCCAGATCTACGGCCAGTCCACCGGGACCTACGACCACTACTTCAATGCGTTCCTGCCCGCCGAGGACGTGCTGTGGTCCTTCGGCAAGGTGCTGGTCTTCGCCGTCACCGTGATCCTCATCCACTGCTACCACGGCTACACCGCGAGCGGCGGTCCTGCGGGCGTGGGTCTCGCGGTGGGTCGGGCGGTCCGCACGAGCATCGTGGCGATCAACGTGATCGACCTCTTCCTGTCCATGGCGATCTGGGGCGCGGCGACGACCGTGCGGCTGGCGGGGTGA
- a CDS encoding MlaE family ABC transporter permease has protein sequence MATTVTSRALAPIGVAGNLFAFALDVARGLFRRPFQLREFLQQSWFIASVTIIPTALVAIPFGAVIALQVGGLIKQFGAQSFTGSASVLAVIQQAAPIGTALLIAGAGGSAIAADLGARKIREELDAMMVLGIDPIQRLVVPRVLACMLVAFFLNGLVSVVGVVGGYVFNVVLQDGTPGAYLASFTALAQLPDLWVGLIKALVFGLIAAIVASYKGMNAAGGPKGVGDAVNESVVITFLLLFVANFVLSMIYLQVVPPKTG, from the coding sequence GTGGCCACCACCGTCACCTCCCGAGCCCTCGCGCCGATCGGGGTCGCAGGCAATCTCTTCGCCTTCGCCCTCGACGTCGCCCGGGGACTGTTCAGGCGCCCCTTCCAGCTCCGGGAGTTCCTGCAGCAGTCGTGGTTCATCGCCTCGGTGACGATCATCCCCACGGCGTTGGTGGCCATCCCCTTCGGGGCCGTGATCGCGCTGCAGGTCGGCGGGCTCATCAAGCAGTTCGGTGCGCAGTCGTTCACCGGCTCGGCGTCGGTGCTGGCCGTGATCCAGCAGGCTGCACCGATCGGAACGGCGCTGCTCATCGCAGGTGCCGGGGGGTCCGCGATCGCCGCCGACCTCGGTGCTCGCAAGATCCGCGAGGAGCTCGACGCCATGATGGTGCTGGGGATCGACCCCATCCAGCGCCTGGTGGTGCCGCGGGTGCTGGCCTGCATGCTCGTCGCGTTCTTCCTCAACGGGCTGGTCAGCGTGGTCGGCGTGGTCGGTGGCTACGTGTTCAACGTGGTGCTCCAGGACGGCACGCCGGGCGCCTACCTGGCGAGCTTCACCGCCCTCGCGCAGCTTCCCGACCTGTGGGTGGGACTCATCAAGGCGCTGGTCTTCGGGCTCATCGCCGCGATCGTGGCGTCCTACAAGGGGATGAACGCCGCAGGCGGGCCCAAGGGCGTGGGGGACGCCGTCAACGAGTCCGTCGTCATCACGTTCCTGCTCCTGTTCGTGGCCAACTTCGTCCTCAGCATGATCTACCTCCAAGTCGTGCCGCCGAAGACGGGGTGA
- a CDS encoding ABC transporter ATP-binding protein, translating to MGVEIEVNNLTKSFGKQLIWGDVSLTVPAGEICVMLGPSGTGKSVFLKTLIGLLKPDQGSIIIEGTDIASCSEKDLYEIRKLFGVLFQDGAMFGSMNLYDNVAFPLREHTKKTESQVRDIVMEKMDLVGLIGAEDKLPGEISGGMRKRAGLARALVLDPEIVLFDEPDSGLDPVRTAFLNQLIVDLNAQIEATFLIVTHDINTARTVPDNIGLLYHKHLAMFGPREQLLSSEEPVVRQFLNAQRVGPIGMSEEKDADELEAEKDQELPPLPPIPLQLDPSNGIPRRGQRPAGEWCREHGVTPPPGSFESANAGLAPGV from the coding sequence ATGGGCGTCGAGATCGAGGTCAACAACCTCACCAAGTCATTCGGCAAGCAGCTGATCTGGGGTGACGTCAGCCTGACGGTGCCGGCAGGTGAGATCTGCGTGATGCTGGGCCCGTCGGGGACGGGCAAGTCGGTCTTCCTGAAGACCCTCATCGGCCTGCTCAAGCCCGACCAGGGCTCGATCATCATCGAGGGCACCGACATCGCCAGCTGTTCGGAGAAGGACCTCTACGAGATCCGCAAGCTGTTCGGTGTCCTCTTCCAGGACGGCGCGATGTTCGGGTCGATGAACCTCTACGACAACGTCGCCTTCCCGCTGCGCGAGCACACCAAGAAGACCGAGTCGCAGGTTCGCGACATCGTCATGGAGAAGATGGACCTCGTCGGTCTCATCGGAGCCGAGGACAAGCTGCCGGGAGAGATCTCGGGCGGCATGCGCAAGCGGGCCGGCCTGGCGCGGGCGCTGGTGCTCGATCCGGAGATCGTCCTCTTCGACGAGCCCGACTCGGGTCTCGACCCGGTCCGCACCGCCTTCCTGAACCAGCTGATCGTCGACCTCAACGCCCAGATCGAGGCGACGTTCCTGATCGTCACCCACGACATCAACACCGCGCGCACGGTGCCCGACAACATCGGCCTGCTCTACCACAAGCACCTGGCCATGTTCGGGCCCCGCGAGCAGCTGCTCAGCTCCGAGGAGCCGGTGGTGCGCCAGTTCCTCAACGCCCAGCGCGTCGGGCCCATCGGCATGTCCGAGGAGAAGGACGCCGACGAGCTCGAGGCCGAGAAGGACCAGGAGCTGCCCCCGCTGCCCCCGATCCCGCTGCAGCTCGACCCGTCCAACGGCATCCCGCGCCGCGGGCAGCGCCCCGCCGGCGAGTGGTGCCGTGAGCACGGCGTGACGCCGCCCCCGGGCTCGTTCGAGTCCGCCAACGCCGGTCTGGCACCGGGGGTCTAG
- the rplL gene encoding 50S ribosomal protein L7/L12 translates to MAKLSTDELLEAFKEMTLIELSEFVKQFEDTFGVTAAAPVAAAAPAAAGGAPAAGDEAAAQDEFDVVLEAAGDKKINVIKEVRALTSLGLKEAKDLVEAAPKAILEKVDKAAADKAKEALEGAGATVSVK, encoded by the coding sequence ATGGCGAAGCTCAGCACCGACGAGCTCCTTGAGGCCTTCAAGGAGATGACCCTGATCGAGCTCTCCGAGTTCGTGAAGCAGTTCGAGGACACCTTCGGCGTCACCGCCGCCGCGCCGGTCGCCGCTGCGGCCCCTGCTGCCGCCGGTGGCGCTCCCGCCGCGGGCGACGAGGCTGCTGCCCAGGACGAGTTCGACGTCGTCCTCGAGGCCGCTGGTGACAAGAAGATCAACGTCATCAAGGAGGTGCGCGCCCTGACCTCCCTCGGCCTGAAGGAGGCCAAGGACCTGGTCGAGGCCGCTCCCAAGGCCATCCTCGAGAAGGTCGACAAGGCTGCGGCCGACAAGGCGAAGGAAGCCCTCGAGGGCGCCGGCGCCACCGTCTCGGTCAAGTGA
- the rplJ gene encoding 50S ribosomal protein L10, with product MARPEKTAAVAEIVESFNESAGAVLTEYRGLTVKELQDLRRSLGENATYAVVKNTLAKLAANEVGIDGFDDLLTGPTAIAFISGDVVEAAKGLRDFAKANPALVIKGGVLDGNTLDASEVAKLADLESREVLMGKLAGAMLASLSQAVYLLNAPLSQAARLAGALEAKAQQDPSILAGGASQEDSTGPAAAEETKVVDEAPAAEEAPEAPAAEASEETTESTDA from the coding sequence ATGGCGCGGCCAGAGAAGACTGCCGCCGTAGCGGAGATCGTTGAGTCCTTCAACGAGTCCGCCGGCGCTGTGCTGACCGAGTACCGCGGGCTCACCGTCAAGGAGCTGCAGGACCTGCGCCGCTCCCTCGGCGAGAACGCAACCTACGCCGTGGTCAAGAACACGCTGGCCAAGCTTGCGGCCAACGAGGTCGGCATCGACGGCTTCGACGACCTGCTGACCGGCCCCACCGCCATCGCTTTCATCAGCGGTGACGTCGTGGAAGCCGCCAAGGGTCTGCGTGACTTTGCCAAGGCAAACCCCGCCCTCGTCATCAAGGGCGGCGTCCTGGACGGCAACACCCTCGACGCGTCCGAGGTGGCCAAGCTGGCCGACCTCGAGTCGCGCGAGGTGCTCATGGGCAAGCTGGCCGGCGCAATGCTGGCCTCGCTCTCCCAGGCCGTCTACCTGCTCAACGCCCCCCTCTCCCAGGCTGCCCGGCTCGCCGGCGCCCTGGAGGCCAAGGCGCAGCAGGACCCCTCGATCCTCGCAGGTGGTGCTTCCCAGGAAGACAGCACTGGGCCGGCCGCTGCCGAGGAGACGAAGGTCGTCGACGAGGCGCCTGCAGCGGAGGAGGCCCCCGAGGCACCCGCCGCCGAGGCGTCCGAGGAGACGACCGAGTCCACCGACGCCTGA
- a CDS encoding DnaB-like helicase C-terminal domain-containing protein, with the protein MDQQLTTVGAAIARSDERMISGRNAAGRVWKTGFGGLDPAIGGGMRGGSLILLAGPQGLGKSTFALQIARNVAASGRPVVYFSYEHDPEDLTQKLLAMESGELDESDQVRLTAIRSAFDDLWVSSLERRLESVPSGVAALQRIAQYSELLFLHRSTGTRTDLGAIQAAIQAVRELTGATPFVVVDYLQKVRVPAGGDEDERTTHVVEGLKDLAIDLNAPILAIAAADKAALQTGKRMRTNHLRGSSSLAYEADIVLVLNNKFDIVARHHLTYDLGNSERFREWAVLSVEKNRFGKDSVVLQFRTRFDQGRFLPEGEPVKEQLLDERVFRE; encoded by the coding sequence GTGGACCAACAACTCACGACCGTCGGCGCCGCCATCGCGCGCAGTGACGAACGCATGATCTCAGGACGCAATGCAGCCGGCCGAGTGTGGAAGACCGGGTTCGGCGGCCTCGACCCCGCCATCGGTGGAGGCATGCGAGGTGGCTCGCTGATCCTGCTCGCCGGCCCTCAGGGCCTCGGCAAGTCCACCTTCGCGCTCCAGATCGCGCGCAACGTCGCCGCCTCGGGCCGCCCCGTCGTCTACTTCTCCTACGAGCACGACCCCGAGGACCTCACCCAGAAGCTGCTGGCCATGGAGTCCGGCGAGCTGGACGAGTCCGACCAGGTCAGGCTGACCGCCATCCGCTCGGCGTTCGACGACCTGTGGGTGAGCTCCCTGGAGCGCCGCCTCGAGTCGGTGCCCTCCGGCGTCGCCGCCCTCCAGCGCATCGCCCAGTACTCCGAGCTGCTCTTCCTGCACCGCTCCACCGGCACGCGCACCGACCTCGGCGCCATCCAGGCCGCCATCCAGGCTGTGCGGGAGCTCACCGGCGCCACGCCCTTCGTCGTCGTGGACTACCTCCAGAAGGTCAGGGTCCCCGCCGGCGGCGACGAGGACGAGCGCACGACCCACGTGGTGGAAGGCCTCAAGGACCTCGCCATCGACCTCAACGCGCCGATCCTGGCGATCGCAGCCGCCGACAAGGCAGCGCTGCAGACGGGCAAGCGCATGCGCACCAACCACCTGCGAGGCTCGAGCTCGCTGGCCTACGAGGCCGACATCGTGCTGGTGCTCAACAACAAGTTCGACATCGTCGCCCGCCACCACCTGACCTACGACCTCGGCAACAGCGAGCGCTTCCGCGAGTGGGCCGTCCTCAGCGTGGAGAAGAACCGCTTCGGCAAGGACAGCGTGGTGCTGCAGTTCAGGACCCGCTTCGACCAAGGGCGCTTCCTGCCCGAGGGCGAGCCCGTCAAGGAGCAGCTCCTCGACGAGCGGGTCTTCCGCGAGTGA
- the rplA gene encoding 50S ribosomal protein L1: MQRSKTYRAAAETFDQNELHAPLTAIKIAKSSSKKKFDETVDVVMRLGVDPRKADQMVRGTVNLPHGTGKTARVLVFANAEKAEAAREAGADFVGGDELIEKVNGGWLDFDAVVATPDMMGKVGRLGRVLGPRSLMPNPKTGTVTPDVAKAVTDIKGGKIEFRVDRHSNLHFIIGKASFSEAALAENYAAALEEVLRLKPASSKGRYIKKVTVSTTMGPGVQVDPNRTKNVTSEDEGQQD; encoded by the coding sequence ATGCAGCGCAGCAAGACCTACCGCGCGGCGGCGGAGACGTTCGACCAGAACGAGCTCCACGCCCCGCTCACGGCGATCAAGATCGCCAAGTCCAGCAGCAAGAAGAAGTTCGACGAGACCGTGGACGTCGTCATGCGTCTCGGCGTCGACCCCCGCAAGGCCGACCAGATGGTGCGCGGCACCGTCAACCTGCCCCACGGCACCGGCAAGACCGCCCGCGTGCTCGTGTTCGCCAACGCCGAGAAGGCCGAGGCCGCCCGTGAGGCCGGCGCCGACTTCGTCGGTGGCGACGAGCTGATCGAGAAGGTCAACGGTGGCTGGCTCGACTTCGACGCCGTCGTCGCGACCCCCGACATGATGGGCAAGGTCGGTCGCCTGGGTCGCGTCCTGGGTCCGCGGTCCCTGATGCCGAACCCCAAGACCGGCACCGTCACCCCTGACGTCGCGAAGGCGGTCACCGACATCAAGGGCGGGAAGATCGAGTTCCGCGTCGACCGCCACTCCAACCTGCACTTCATCATCGGCAAGGCCTCCTTCTCCGAGGCTGCGCTCGCGGAGAACTACGCCGCGGCGCTCGAGGAGGTGCTCCGGCTCAAGCCGGCCAGCTCCAAGGGTCGCTACATCAAGAAGGTCACCGTCTCCACGACGATGGGCCCGGGGGTCCAGGTCGACCCCAACCGCACCAAGAACGTCACCTCCGAGGACGAGGGCCAGCAGGACTGA
- the rplK gene encoding 50S ribosomal protein L11, with protein sequence MPPKKKIAALVKVQLQAGAATPAPPVGTALGPHGVNIMDFCKAYNAQTESMRGNVIPVEITIYEDRSFDFITKTPPAAELIKKAAGLQKGSGVPHKDKVGKLTKDQVREIAQTKLPDLNANSVEAAMKIVEGTARSMGVTTD encoded by the coding sequence ATGCCTCCCAAGAAGAAGATTGCTGCCCTGGTCAAGGTGCAGCTGCAGGCTGGCGCAGCAACTCCGGCTCCTCCGGTGGGTACCGCCCTGGGTCCCCACGGTGTGAACATCATGGACTTCTGCAAGGCCTACAACGCGCAGACCGAGTCGATGCGCGGCAACGTGATCCCGGTCGAGATCACCATCTACGAGGACCGGTCCTTCGACTTCATCACGAAGACGCCTCCGGCTGCCGAGCTGATCAAGAAGGCCGCAGGCCTGCAGAAGGGCTCCGGCGTCCCGCACAAGGACAAGGTCGGCAAGCTGACCAAGGACCAGGTGCGCGAGATCGCGCAGACCAAGCTCCCCGACCTCAACGCCAACAGCGTCGAGGCCGCCATGAAGATCGTCGAGGGCACCGCCCGCTCGATGGGCGTCACGACCGACTGA
- the nusG gene encoding transcription termination/antitermination protein NusG produces the protein MTDQPAETQPAAAETADAAAAHDVTEQDVPESFDPDQPDQVEVSTEAPESEADAPEAPEAGAPEAAESDEAGAAGDADQAPTEESVEDEPVEDDPLEQFRRELYAKPGDWFVVHTYSGMEKRVKHNLENRIVSLNMEDYIHEIVVPTEEVAEIKNGQRKMVTRTVLPGYVLVRMDLTDESWSTVRHTPSVTGFVGHSHQPVPLSMREVEDMLAPAVVAESEAAAASSEKGSSTTPRKQVEVADFEVSDSVMVVDGPFATLHATITEINAESQRVKALVEIFGRETPVELSFSQIQRV, from the coding sequence GTGACCGACCAGCCCGCAGAGACCCAGCCCGCAGCAGCCGAGACCGCTGACGCGGCGGCAGCCCACGACGTGACGGAGCAAGACGTGCCCGAGAGCTTTGACCCCGACCAGCCCGACCAGGTCGAGGTCTCCACGGAGGCGCCCGAGTCGGAGGCCGACGCGCCTGAGGCGCCCGAGGCTGGCGCGCCCGAGGCGGCGGAGAGCGACGAGGCAGGAGCTGCCGGCGACGCCGACCAGGCCCCGACCGAGGAGTCCGTCGAGGACGAGCCCGTCGAGGACGACCCGCTCGAGCAGTTCCGGCGCGAGCTCTACGCCAAGCCGGGCGACTGGTTCGTCGTGCACACCTACTCCGGCATGGAGAAGCGGGTCAAGCACAACCTCGAGAACCGCATCGTCTCCCTCAACATGGAGGACTACATCCACGAGATCGTGGTCCCGACCGAGGAAGTCGCCGAGATCAAGAACGGCCAGCGCAAGATGGTCACGCGCACCGTCCTGCCGGGCTACGTCCTGGTGCGCATGGACCTGACCGACGAGTCCTGGTCGACCGTGCGTCACACGCCCTCTGTCACCGGCTTCGTCGGTCACAGCCACCAGCCGGTGCCGCTGAGCATGCGCGAGGTCGAGGACATGCTCGCCCCGGCCGTCGTGGCCGAGTCCGAGGCAGCGGCCGCGTCCAGCGAGAAGGGGTCGAGCACGACCCCGCGCAAGCAGGTCGAGGTCGCCGACTTCGAGGTCTCCGACTCCGTGATGGTCGTGGACGGCCCGTTCGCCACGCTCCACGCGACGATCACCGAGATCAACGCCGAGTCCCAGCGGGTCAAGGCCCTGGTCGAGATCTTCGGCCGCGAGACCCCGGTCGAGCTCTCGTTCTCCCAGATCCAGCGCGTCTGA
- the secE gene encoding preprotein translocase subunit SecE: MSDGSAVRDPQRDSRDEGRKRASPATFLRQVIAELRKVVWPTQQQLVTYFFVVLVFVIVVMSFVAALDLAFFRLVYWTFTGGSQQ, translated from the coding sequence GTGTCGGACGGCAGCGCAGTGCGCGACCCGCAGCGTGACTCGCGAGACGAGGGACGCAAGCGGGCCAGCCCGGCCACGTTCCTGCGCCAGGTCATCGCCGAGCTGCGGAAGGTCGTCTGGCCCACCCAGCAGCAGCTGGTGACCTACTTCTTCGTGGTCCTGGTCTTCGTGATCGTGGTGATGAGCTTCGTCGCGGCGCTCGACCTGGCGTTCTTCCGCCTCGTCTACTGGACGTTCACAGGTGGCAGCCAGCAGTGA
- a CDS encoding adenosine deaminase, with translation MGHREIVGLPKAHLHLHFTGSMRHGTLLDLAARDGISLPDSLVTDWPPELSAADEKGWFRFQRLYDVARSVLRTPDDVRRLVLEAAEDDVADGGRWMEIQVDPSGYAARFGGITAFTDLVLDCVRDATRRTGLGIAVVIAANRTRHPLDARTLARLASQYAGRGVVGFGLSNDERRGSTDDFAGAFRIAERAGLLLAPHAGELRGPDHIRQVLDALGPQRLGHGVRCAEDPDLLDRVVQAGIALEVCPVSNVALGVYSDLTSVPLPELLTAGATVALGADDPLLFGSRLAGQYATMRAAHDLTDSDLARLARMSFEASRAPAGVKAAALADIDAWLAAPVA, from the coding sequence ATGGGTCACCGGGAGATCGTCGGGCTCCCCAAGGCCCACCTGCACCTGCACTTCACCGGCTCCATGCGCCACGGCACGCTCCTCGACCTGGCGGCTCGTGACGGGATCTCCCTGCCGGACTCCCTCGTCACCGACTGGCCCCCCGAGCTGAGCGCCGCCGACGAGAAGGGCTGGTTCCGCTTCCAGCGCCTCTACGACGTAGCGCGCTCGGTGCTGCGCACCCCTGACGACGTACGACGCCTGGTGCTCGAGGCAGCCGAGGACGACGTGGCCGACGGCGGCAGGTGGATGGAGATCCAGGTGGACCCCAGCGGCTACGCCGCGCGCTTCGGCGGCATCACCGCCTTCACCGACCTGGTGCTCGACTGCGTCCGCGACGCCACCCGGCGGACCGGCCTCGGCATCGCCGTGGTGATCGCGGCCAACCGCACCCGCCACCCCCTCGACGCCCGCACCCTGGCCCGGCTCGCCTCGCAGTACGCCGGGCGTGGCGTGGTGGGGTTCGGGCTCTCCAACGACGAGAGGCGGGGCAGCACCGACGACTTCGCGGGAGCCTTCCGCATCGCCGAGCGCGCCGGGCTGCTCCTCGCACCCCACGCCGGTGAGCTGCGTGGGCCGGACCACATCCGCCAGGTCCTCGACGCCCTCGGCCCCCAACGGCTCGGCCATGGGGTGCGCTGCGCCGAGGACCCCGACCTGCTCGACCGCGTCGTGCAGGCCGGCATCGCGCTCGAGGTGTGTCCGGTCTCCAACGTGGCTCTCGGCGTCTACTCCGACCTGACGTCGGTGCCGCTGCCCGAGCTGCTCACGGCCGGCGCCACGGTCGCCCTGGGTGCGGACGACCCGCTGCTGTTCGGGTCGCGGCTGGCCGGGCAGTACGCCACGATGCGGGCCGCCCACGACCTGACGGACAGCGACCTCGCTCGGCTGGCCCGGATGTCCTTCGAGGCGTCACGCGCCCCTGCGGGCGTCAAGGCGGCCGCGCTCGCCGACATCGACGCCTGGCTGGCCGCTCCCGTCGCCTGA
- a CDS encoding UDP-N-acetylmuramate dehydrogenase — MPELLRDHTSLRLGGPAREWVRATTEAGLVEAVREADAAGTPVLLLSGGSNLVVADEGFDGRVVEVATSGVHVDTDACEADTLAACGGVVLTVAAGEGWDALVDRAVASGWAGVEALSGIPGAVGSTPIQNVGAYGQEVAQTIARVRTWDRVAGAQRTFAAAECGFSYRGSRFKADPARYVVLEVTFQLRQGTMSEPVAYAELARALEVGPGERAPLAAVRESVLQLRSRKGMVLDDADHDTWSAGSFFTNPILEPGQSTALPAEAPRWEQGDGRVKTSAAWLIERAGFTKGHTSPSAGPRVSLSTKHTLALTNRGGATTAELLTLAREVRDGVEDAFGVRLVNEPVTVGCSL; from the coding sequence GTGCCTGAGCTGTTGCGCGACCACACCAGCCTGCGGCTCGGTGGACCGGCGCGCGAGTGGGTCCGCGCGACCACGGAGGCAGGGCTGGTCGAGGCGGTGCGCGAGGCGGACGCCGCCGGCACGCCCGTGCTGCTCCTCAGCGGGGGGTCCAACCTCGTCGTCGCGGACGAGGGCTTCGACGGGCGGGTCGTCGAGGTGGCGACCAGCGGGGTGCACGTCGACACCGATGCGTGCGAGGCCGACACCCTGGCCGCCTGTGGCGGCGTCGTCCTCACGGTGGCGGCCGGCGAGGGCTGGGACGCCCTCGTCGACCGGGCGGTGGCCTCGGGGTGGGCCGGTGTCGAGGCGCTCTCGGGCATCCCGGGCGCAGTGGGGTCCACTCCCATCCAGAACGTCGGTGCCTACGGCCAGGAGGTCGCCCAGACGATCGCCCGCGTCCGCACCTGGGACCGTGTGGCAGGAGCTCAGCGCACCTTCGCGGCGGCCGAGTGCGGGTTCTCCTACCGCGGCTCGCGCTTCAAGGCCGACCCGGCAAGGTACGTCGTCCTCGAGGTCACCTTCCAGCTCCGCCAGGGCACCATGTCGGAGCCGGTGGCCTATGCCGAGCTCGCGCGCGCCCTCGAGGTCGGTCCCGGTGAGCGTGCGCCGCTGGCGGCGGTGCGCGAGAGCGTGCTGCAGCTGCGCTCGCGCAAGGGGATGGTGCTCGACGACGCCGACCACGACACCTGGAGCGCCGGGTCCTTCTTCACCAACCCGATCCTCGAGCCGGGCCAGTCGACCGCCCTGCCCGCGGAGGCCCCACGGTGGGAGCAGGGCGACGGCCGGGTGAAGACCAGCGCCGCCTGGCTCATCGAGCGGGCCGGCTTCACCAAGGGCCACACCAGCCCGTCGGCCGGCCCTCGTGTCTCGCTCTCGACCAAGCACACGCTCGCCCTGACCAACCGGGGCGGCGCGACCACGGCTGAGCTGCTCACCCTGGCGCGCGAGGTGCGCGACGGCGTGGAGGACGCGTTCGGGGTGCGGCTCGTCAACGAGCCGGTGACGGTCGGCTGCTCGCTCTGA